The Candidatus Acidiferrales bacterium nucleotide sequence GGGCGCGTTTTATTATCACCAGGCGCGGTACAAGGAAGCCGAGGAAATGTTCCGCCAAGTTGTGGCGCTCGTGCCCGACAGCTTCCGCGGATACTACAATCTGGGGGCTGTGCATGTTGAACAGGGACGTTATGCCGAGGCGATCGAGGTATTGGAGCGTTCGCTTGCCATCCGACCGGCGGCTACGGCCTACTCGAACCTGGGCAACGCTTACTTTTATTCGCGGCGATTTCAGGAAGCCGCCCGCGCCTTTGAGCAGGCCGTGAAGCTCGATGAACAAGATTACTTGTTCTGGTGGAACTTGGGCGACGCGTATTACTGGGCCCGGGAAAGTCGTACCCAGGCGGCGCGGGCTTACCGCCAGGCCATTTCTCTCGCCGAGGCACGATTGCATGTGAATCCTCGGGACACGTCTGCTCTCGGCGTGTTGGCCGTTTGCCACGCCATGTTGGGCCAAAAAAAAATGGCGCTGCAATATCTCCAGCGCGGACTACGGGTCGCGCCAGACGACCCGGAGCTGCGATTCAAGGCGGCGGTCGTTTACAACCAGTTCGGGGAGATCAAACCCGCGCTAGGGTGGCTGGAGAAGGCGATGGCCGCGGGCTGGTCGCCGACAAAACTGCGCGATACTCCCGACTTCGACCACCTACGCTCCCATCCGCGTTTTCAGGAATTGCTCCAGGGAAAAATGACCTAACGAAAAGGAGGAAGAACATGGCCACCCCATCGCTCGCTCTAGGAATCAAACCAGAAATCGTGAGAATTTCACTCGATGCGAAGGGCGACATCAGATGCGAGCCTGATATATTTCGAGTCAGCAAGGGAAAAAAACCGAATGTATGTGTGGTCTGGGTCTGCGATCAACCTTTCTCGGTGGACTTCGGCAGCAAAGAGAACTCGCCGTTCTACGAATCGCACTTCACCGAGAGCGAAACTTGCTCGGGCCTCGTCCGGCGCGATGTGCCAGCCAGCGGGGAGGAGAAGGTCTACAAGTACACGGTGAGGGTTGGAGGAAAGAAGCTCGATCCCGGCGGCAAGGTCGACCCGTAAACCTAGTGGGCCCGTGGGTTGGGGAAGCCAATCAGACGCTCCAATTGTGCTGCGCGGGAGTGTGTATGCTGGGTCCTCTCTGGGGAGGATCTTCTTGCGCGAAAAGGAATCGCGAGCGGGGAAATCAAGTACGGAAGGGAGCAAAGCACGGCCGGAGCAAAATCGGGTCGCAGGTGAGCAGGAGTGTCTGAAACGTTCGAGAAACAACTTTCCGGTCTCTCAGTGCCCGAAATAAGCCCACTGAAAAACCAGCACTTGGGGTCGTTGTGGCTCGGCCCGGCGGCAGGATAGGGCTTTGCCACCTTTCGCCCGCATCACGGGCAGGAGAGCCACCAGCGGATCCCGCCCCTCGTGGACGTAAGTTGTTTGGAGGCGAATCGACTGTTGGAGAACCAGTTAGGTGACGACCCGGACCCAGGACTGAACTGATGCGGAGCTCGGGCCGGCCGTGTTGTGTACTTTCCAGCGAACAGTGTAGTCCCCATAGGTAGATGCAGCGCCTCCCATGTCAAAAGGCAGAGGAGTCCGAAAGGTCGAAGCAATCGCACGCCTCCCGAATTGGGCGTGAAGCTGATCCCGTGCTAGAATGGGGTGCGTCGGGCTGTAGTGAGCTTGGCTCAGCGCGTCCCGACTCGTCGGGAAGGTCGATCGCCTCCCTTCAACCTGAATCCTGATCGCTATGCTAGAATGGGATGGCGTCGGGCCGTAGCGCAGCCTGGTTTAGCGCGCCTGCTTGGGGTGCAGGAGGTCGAGAGTTCAAATCTCTCCGGCCCGACCATCTTCCTGATCCCTTTTCCTGGCTTACTCCTGCTACAATTCCTGAAAGGATGGATGGGGACTCTCGGGCTATGGACGAGGTTGCTCGTCGGTACGTGATTCGCGGCATCGTCCAGGGAGTGGGTTTTCGCTATTTCGCTCAACGCCGCGCCGAGCAACTCGGTGTTTGCGGTTACGTCAAGAACCTTCCGGACGGCCGCGTGGAAGTCTATGCGATCGGTGCCCCGGCAAAGCTCGAGGAATTGCGGCAAGTGCTGGAAATCGGCCCGCGGTCGGCCCGCGTCAACGAAGTGGAAGAGCACGAGGCCCACGTCCAGGCGCGCTATGCCCGCTCGTTCTCCGTCGAAGGAGACTTCTGGTAGATGAACGATCTCAAGAGACTGATCCGCGAAGTTCCCGACTGGCCCAAGCCGGGAATTGTCTTCTACGACATCACCACCCTGCTGAAGGATCCCGACGGCTTTCGAAGACTGATTGATGCTCTCTCCGCGCACTACCAGGAAAAGGGAGTGGCAGTGGTGGCGGGGATTGAGGCGCGAGGATTCATCTTTGCTCCGGCGCTTGCCTATCGTCTCGGCGCCGGATTTGTTCCGGTGCGCAAGCCCAAGAAGTTGCCGTGGAGAACGGCCCGGGTGACCTATCAGCTCGAGTATGGCGAGGACTCGCTCGAAATCCACAAGGATGCGATTCAGCCGGGCGAGCGCGTGCTCGTCTGCGACGATCTGCTCGCCACCGGGGGGACAGCCTCGGCCACCGTCGAGCTCGTCCGTTCGCTCGGCGCGGAAGTGGTCGGCGTGGCCTTTGCCGTAGAACTGAACTTTCTCCAGGGGCGTTCCAAGCTCTCCGGCCTCGATGTTTTCTCACTCATCCAATATGACAGGTGAGGCAAGCGATGAAGCGTGTCTTCTCCGGCCTGGCGATTGCTTGCGCCTCCCTTCTGGCAATCGGTTTTCTTCTGGGCGAAACAACCAAGCAAGCTCTCTATCGGTCGGCAAACTTTGGCTATCAGGTCTATGTCCCGCCGGGCTGGTCGGTCAGCGAGGATCGCCTGGCGACGAGCGGCGCGGTCAAGGACAAGCCAAAGATAACGTTTATCATCCGTCCGCTGGGCAACCCGCGCCGCCTGACGCCCCGTGAACAGCTCGCTGAAATCATAGCCCGCAAGCCGGCCGGGAGCATCTTTGCCCGAACTTCCATCCTGCGCGCCGGACTGGAGGGCTTTCAGCTCGAATATGTCACGGAAACGGCCCGCGGCGCTTTTCGCACGCTGCACATCTTACTTTTCCAGGGTGAGGAAACAGAGGGCGAGAAACGCGTCTTCCGGACTTGCTATGAAATGATTTATTCGGCGCCCGAAGGCTTCTACCAGGATTTTCGCGCCGAGTTCGTGCGCTCCGTCGAATCTTTCCTCCCGCCGCCAGCCTCCAAGCGGAAGGAATGAAGAGTTTGTGTGAGGAGCCATCCCCGCCGAGCCCGGTGGCACCAGCTACCGGGTTCTTTCTTCGCCCCCCAGGCAGGTGCCCTTCGACTCCGCTCAGGACAAGCCTGGGGGCTCGGTACCCTCCAGTTCCTGCGGCGTGCCCTGACCAGATACGCGAGTTTTCATATAAACTCTGAAGCCCCGCCCTCCTGAAATCCGCTTCTCTTCACACAGGCTCTTCAGGGGAAACCCCGCGCATCTGCGGTCGCATTTTTCGTTGGCGGACGACTTCGTAGAGGATAATTCCCGCCGCCACCGAAACATTGAGCGACGAAATTTTGCCGAAGGTAGGAATCGAAACGAGGAAATCGCATTTCTTGCGGATCAACTCGTGTAGCCCGCAACCTTCGCCGCCCAGCACGAGGACAACGGAATCCTTGAGGTCCGCCTGGTCGTAGCTCTGCTCGGCCCTCTCGTCCAGTCCGATAATCCAGTAACCGGCTTCTTTTAACTCTTCGAGGGCACGGGCCAGGTTCGTTGCTCGCGCGACGGGCAAATAGGCAGTGGCCCCGGCGGAAGTCTTGGCCACCGTATCGCTCAGACCCGCCGCCCGCCGCTCCGGAATCACCACGCCATCCGCGCCCGCGCAATGGGCGGCGCGAAGGATAGCGCCGAGGTTGCGCGGGTCTTCCACCCCGTCGAGCGCCACCAGCAGCCCCGGCTTTTTCGCGCTCGCCAGAAGCTCTTCCAGGCTGCGATAGCTTTGCGCCGCGGTCAAGGCAACCACTCCCTGATGGCGAGCGTCGCCGGCGAGGCGATCGAGCTCCTCGCGCGCCACAAACCGCACCGGAATGTTCTGCCGGCGGCATGCTGCCACGATCGCCGGCACGCGTTGGCCGTGCCGCCCGCGCGCGATGGCCACGCGCTCAATCGCCTGGCCGCTTTCGAGCGCTTCCCGGACCGCGTTCACCCCATAGAGAATCGCCATGGTCACCCCAGCGCTCCGCAGAATTCGAGGACCCGCTCGCGGCAGCTCTTGATTCGCGCCGGCAGGTCCAATCGGCTTCCCTCCTCGATCAAAGGCGGAAGTTTCCTGAGCTCCGGTCCCCGGAACTGTCCGGTGAGCACAATGCGAATCGGCAGCATCAAGTCGCGCCCGGTACAATGCGTCCTGGCGCGAATCGCGCCGAGCATTTGTTCGAAGCGCGCTTCATCGGGCGCGGCTTCATTCAATATCAGGTGAGCGAATTCGCGGATCACCGGCCGGGCGCGTTGCCTCGTTACCACTTCCTGGATGTCCACTCGGGCGAGCGCGGCAGCCGCGTCGTAGCAGAAAATGGCGCGGACCCGGTCGGGCAATTCAGCGACATTTTCGGGATCGGGAAGATAGGCCGTCACGAGCGTCTCGAGCCAGCCGCGCGCCTCGCCAGGGATTTCAGCCGGCAAAAATCCCGACCGCCGGAAAAAACCGACCGCCTCTTCGAAGATTTCGGCTGCCGGGTTGGCCTTCTTTTCCGGGTGCTTCGTGTCCGTCTCGCCCATCATGCCGGAAGCATTGTACGCCGGGATTGCTGCGGGTATCAGACCCGGATGCCGCCGGCAAGGCTCTGGCTGTAAAAGATGGACGATTGACGAATGAGGATCAACGACGGGGTTGCGCGGGCTTGCGCGATGTTCTCTGCTTTCTTGCCTTCCTGCTTCTCTGCTTCCTTGCTTCGAGTAACGCCACCGCCTGCACCGCCATGGCCTCGCCCCGGCCGATTTCACCGATGCCTTCGCCGGTCTTGGCTTTCAGGTTGATGCGTTCGGCAGGAATGGCGAGTGCCCGGGCCAGCGTCTGGCGCATGGCGCCGAAGTAGCGGCCAAGCCTGGGCTGCTCGGCCATCACCACGCCGTCAATGTAGCCGATCTCGTAGCCGAGTTTGTCCACCAAATCGCGGGTATGTTCGAGGAAGCGGAGGCTCGAGGCATCTTTCCAGCGTGGGTCGTCGTTGGGAAAATGTTGGCCAATGTCGCCGAGCCCGGCAGCGCCGAGCAGGGCATCACAAATCGCGTGCGCCACCGCATCGCCGTCCGAGTGCCCGGCCAGGCCTTTGTCAAAAGGGATCTCCATCCCGCCCAGGATGAGTTTGCGCCCCGCGGCTAAACGATGCAGGTCATATCCTATTCCGATTCTCACCGCTGCGCTCCCGAGCCGCGGGCTTCGCGCTCGCGCAGGATATAGTTCGCCAATTCCAAGTCGCGCGGCTTGGTGATCTTGATATTCCGGTCGGAACCCATTACCACGAAGACATTTTGCCCGAGCCGCTCGATAAGGCCCGCCTCATCGGAAGCATAAAAGCCGTCGGCAACAGCACGCTCGAAAGCCTCTTTCAGCAGCGTGTAACGAAAGGCTTGCGGGGTTTGCGCCTGGACAATTAACTCGCGGGGAATCGTCGTCGCAATCTGCGCCAGGCCTTCCGGCATACCGCTATGGGTAACCTGCTTGATCGTATCCATCGCCGGAATGCCCAGGATGGCCGCGCCGCGGTTACGCGCTTCGGCGATGACGCGCTCGACCTGCTCGACCTCGACAAACGGCCGCACCGCGTCGTGCACCACCACCACTTCGGTATCCGGCGCCAGCTTCTGGAACGCATTCCAGACCGAATCCTGCCGGTGCCCGCCGCCGCTCACCACGCAAAACGGCTTGCCCAGTTTTTCCTGTCGAAAGCGTTCGTCAAGCGGCTTGACTTCCTCCGGCCGCGTGGCAACCAGGATTTCCGTGACCGAAGGGCACTCGGCGATGCGCCGCACCGTGCGCACCACGATCGGCACGCCGTCCAGTTCCAGGAACTGTTTGGGCAGTTCAGTACCCATGCGGGTGCCGAAGCCGGCCGCGGGAATGATGGCAGCAACCTTCATGCTGGTTTCCGAATGCGCCGTTATTCGTTCGTCTCGTTGCCCCGACGGGCCGAAGGTTCAGCCACGCCGTTGGCGGGGCTCGACGGAGAAGGCTGCCCGGCCGAGGGCGCCGGCGGCGGGGCAGGAGCGGCGGCGACGTGCGGAGCATGGTGCCCCGTCCTGGCGTGGTCGTGCGCTTGCCGTTCGCCGCGAAGCTCTCGTGACTCCTCGTAGCGACCAAAGATCATCTTGCCGGCGGTGGTTTGCAAGACCGACGTGACGGAGATGTCTATGGTCTTGGAAATCATGCGGCGAGCATTGTCCACCACCACCATCGTGCCGTCGTCCAGGTAGGCAACGCCCTGGTTGTATTCCTTTCCCTCCTTCAGGATGAAGACGCGCATGGTCTCGCCCGGCAGCACGATGGGCTTCAAGGAGTTCGCCAGCTCGTTGATGTTCAGCACCTCGACACCCTGGAGCTGAGCCACTTTGTTCAGGTTGAAGTCGTTGGTCACCACCTTGGCTTCGTAGCGCTTCCCCAGCTCGATGAGTTTGCGATCCACGTCGCGGAGGTGCGGAAAATCCTCTTCCAGGATCTGCACCTGGACGTGGGTGAGCTTCTGGATGCGCTGCAGGATGTCCAGTCCGCGCCGGCCGCGATTGCGCTTGAGCGAATCCGCCGAATCGGCGATGAGTTGTAATTCCTGAAGAACAAAATTTGGGATCAGGAGAATGCCATCCACGAAACCCGTCTCGCAAACGTCGGCAATGCGGCCGTCAATGATCACGCTGGTGTCCAAAATCTTGTACGCCCGCTTGGGCCCTCGTTCCACTCCGAAAAGGCCACCCATCGCCGAAAGGTTGAGCAAGTCGCCCTTGTTCGCGCCGACAATGAGGCCGACATAGGTCATCAACAGCAGGAGCGTGACCTGGAAGAAAGAAAGCGTCTGTTGCTCCAAATTGGTGCGGGAAAGCACCAGGCTCATCAAGAAGGCGCCAACGATGCCCAGAATGGACCCTACCGCCGCGCCAATCAGCCGCTTCAGGCTGGCCCGCTTCAGCCGCATCTCAAACAGGATGATAGACACGGCAAAGAGCGCGCCCACGATCCCGGCGATGCGGCGGGGCAGGTTGAAGGGGTGAAAGTAAACCGCTGCCACCGTCATGACCGCCACAAAGATGGCCCGAACAAATAGCAGATCCCACCGGGCTGCGCCGGTCGGTTCGAGCGGCGGAGGTTCGGGAGCTAAGGGTTGCGACCCCGCAGCAGGGCGGGGCTCGGTACGGGTTCTAGGGGCAAAACTCTTGGGCGAAGCAGGACGCTTTTCTGATTCCATAGGAAGGGCCCCCTCTCGGGGAGGTATGAACAAGGTGTCCCCATATGAACGGGGTGGAGTATAGCACCCGCCGCTTAGCCCCTTCAACTCGCATTCCGTCCCGAGGCTTCGGGATTGGGAGGAGACCTGAAGTGTTGGCAGGCGGTTTGTGCCTGCGAAGGGAACAGCACCTCCGAGCGTTCGGCCCCCTTTGGGGGCCGGTCTTGCGGCAGTAACGAGTGCCGTTCCCGCTCACTTCTCCCAAACCCAGTGACTCGCGGAGACGGATACAAGGTAAGGCTCGTTGATAGGAGTATCGGAATTCATCCCCATAGGCTTGTCGGGTTAGAAACCCGAAAATCCGATAGGAGGAGAAATGGATCGGAAGGGCGCTAGAAGGGTTCCTCCCCTGCCCCGGTGGGGCTGGCGAGTTCAAAGTGGGTAAAACGATCGAGGAAGATGAACTCCACCTTGCCGATCGGGCCGTTGCGCTGCTTACCGATGATCAATTCCGTTTTCGCTCTCTCCTCGGGAGTGGCGTCGCGGTTGTACAACGCTTCGCGGAAAACGAACAGAACGACGTCGGCGTCCTGTTCGATGGAACCGGACTCGCGGAGGTCGGAAAGCTGCGGGCGATGGTCGCGGCCACGCATTTCCGGGGCGCGGCTGAGCTGGGAAATAGCCATCACCGGAAGGTCCAGTTCCTTGGCCAGGGCTTTCAGGCCGCGGGAGATGGAAGAGATTTCCTGGGTTCGATTTTCAAAGCGACCACGGCCGGAAACCAGTTGCATGTAATCTACAATCAAGAGGGCCAGGCCGCGCTCCGCTTTGAGCCGCCGCGCCTTGGCTCCCATCTCCATGACGGTGACGGAAGGCGTGTCATCAATGTAGATGGGCGCTTCGGCCAACCGGCCGAGCCCAATCGTCAGTTTGCCCCAGTCCTCTTTGCCCAGGTAGCCGCCGCGCATCTTGTGCGAATCCACCTGCGCCTCGGAACAGAGCAGCCGGAGCAGCAACTGTTCCTTGGCCATTTCCAGGCTGAAGATGCCGACCGTCAGGCCTTGCTGGAGAGCGACTTTCTGAGCCACGGAAAGGGCAAACGCGGTCTTACCCATCGAGGGCCGCCCCGCCACGACAACCAAGTCGCCGCGTTGCAGGCCGCTCGTCAGGTCATCCAGGTCTTTATAACCGGTCGAGAGGCCGGTGATGCGCTGGCCTCGTTCATACAGGCGATCAATCGTTTGAAAACTCGATTTGACAATCTCTTTGATGCCGAGCAGCCCGGCCTTGATGCGGTCTTCAGCGATCTTGAAGATGGTGGCTTCGGCGCGGTCGAGAATTTCTTCCGCGCCCCCTTCGCCGTCCATAGCTTCCAGGATGATGTTGTTGGAGGCGTGGATCAGCCCGCGCAGGATGGCCTTTTCTTTGACGATGCGGGCGTAGTGCTCGATGTTGCTGACGCGGGGGACGCCGTCGATGAGCGAAGACAGATAAGCCGGGCCGCCCGAGGCCTCCAGTTCCCCGGAGCGGCCCAGCTCCTCTGTTACCGTGACCAAATCTATGGCCCGGGACCCTTCTGACAGACGCAGCATTCTATCGAAAATGCGGCGGTGTGTGTCGAGAAAAAAATCTTCGGGCTTGAGCAGCTCGATGGCCGCGTTCAAAGCGGCGTTGTCGAGCAAGACGGCGCCAAGCACGCATCGTTCGGCGTCCAGGTTGTGGGGCAGGCTCTTTTCTAGGATAACGTCAGTGGGCATGGGAAGGGGCTCCGGGTCTGGAGACGCCTAGCCCTGATCCCATCAGGGCCAGTCTATTTTCGCTTTATTTTCGCCCGGAGGCAATCCCCAATTTAACCCGGCTACGTCCGCTTGGCAAACAAAAAACTCCGTTCCGCTGTGAGAATCCGGTGGAAAAGAAAAAATATCTGTGCACGGCTGTGGAAATCGAGGGCCAAGGCGGAGACCGCCTGGAGGGAGCGATGCCTGAAGACCGGCTACTCCTCGCGCTTGAGGTGGAGGTGTATGTTGACGCTTACCTCGCGGTGAAGCCGCAGGGGAATATCGAACTCGCCCAACACCTTGATCGGGTCGTCCAGGATAATTTTTCGCTTGTCCACCTGAAAGCCCTTGGTGGCGAGCGCCTCCGCCACGTCCATCGCCGTGACCGACCCGAAAAGCTGGTCGGTCTCCCCGGCCTTGCGCACGAGCGTCAAGGAGAGGCCCGTCAACTGCTTCGCCAGCAACTCAGCGTCTGACTTTTCTTTCGCTTCCTGACGGACCATGACCGATCGCAATTGTTCCAGGCGCTTGCGGTTGGCTGGCGTGGCCGGCACCGCCAGCTTGCGAGGAAAAAGATAATTTCGGGCATAGCCATCGGCCACCACCACTACCTGGCCGCGCGTGCCGAGCTTCTCCACGTCCTGTTCCAGAATCACATCCATAGGCGACCTCAAAAGCTTGGGTGTGTCGTCTCCATGACAGGACCAGCAGATTCTAGCGAAAGCCTCCGAACGGCAGGAGGGCGATATTGCGGGCGCGCTGGATCGCTTCCGTCAGCCGGCGCTGGTGCGGCGAACAGGTTCCCGTCAGCCGCCGAGGAAGAATTTTGCCGCGCTCCTGCACAAACTGAGAAAGCAGCCGGGTATCCTTGTAGTCGATGTGGTCCATTTTTTCGGCGCAGAATTTGCAAAACTTCCGTTTGCGGAAGAACTGGCGCTTGCCGCCGCCCTTGCGACCGCCCGGGCCGCGGCCCTCGCGGCCTCCCTCGCGACGTCCGCGATCCTCGCGCGGGGCTGAGCCTGATGCCTGTCCCTCGTTCGCCATGATGATCTCCTTCTAGGTTGTGGTTGTGGTTTCGCCCGCCGCGGCCGGCGCCCCGCCCGGCGCAGCCGCCGGAGTCCGGCGTGGGCGGCGCGCCGCTCGCTTTTCGCGGCGTTGGCGCATCTTCTCCATCCGCTTCCACTCTTCGTCCACGCGGATACTGAGGTACTTGATCACCGCGTCGGTCACCTTCAGCCGCCGCTCGAGCTCCTTTACCATTTCTCCCTTTTGACCGTGAACCACGAGCAGGACGTAGGACCCTTCGCGGTGCCGGGCAATGCGATAGGCCAGCCGCCGCTTGCCCCACTTCTCCGCCTTGTCCACTCGCCCGTTCATGGCGGCAGCCGCTTCGCCAAGCTGCGCCACGATCTTGTCAATCTCCTCTTCGGGCGTGTCCGGCCGGCAAACAAAAAGCAGTTCGTAGATTCTCATGCTTTCCTCGTTGCCCCGATTCTATTATTGCCTCGACGGGGACACTTTCTGGTTGAAGCGCGTCATGGCGCGCTTCATGCCCTCTTTCAAAATCATGGCTACCGCCTCGGCGGCTCGATCCACCGCTTCGGCGGCCACCGCGAGCTGAGCCTTGCGCATCGGCGCGAGCACGTACGCGGCGACGTCACTGACCGGATGCTCGGGCTGAATCCCCAGGCGCACCCGGCAGAACTCTCCCGTGCCCATCGCGCCGATGACGGACTCCAGGCCGTTGTGCCCGCCCGACCGGCCGCGTTCGCGGAGGCGAATCATGCCCCACGGCAGCGCCACGTCGTCGGCGATGACCACCAGCGACTCGGGCGTCTCTTCCCGCTTCTCGAGCAGGGCCCGCACCGCCATGCCGCTTGCGTTCATATAGGTCTGCGGCTTGGCCAGCACCACTTCTTCTCCAGCCACCCGCGCCACCGCCACCAGCGAGATCGCTTCCGGCCGCGTCACCCGCACCCCGGCCCGTTCCGACAGGCGGTCAATCACCAGAAACCCCAGGTTGTGCGGCGTGAACTGGTATTGGCTCCCCGGATTCCCCAATCCAACAATCACTCGCACGGAAGGCTACTTCTTTTCCTTCTCTTTCCTGGCTGGAGTTTCCGCTTCGGCTTCCCGACCTGTCGGGACAACCTCTTCTTCCTCGGCGGCCGCTTTGCCTTTCTTGATGACTTCCGGCTCGGCCGGCGCAGCTTCCACCACCACTTCCGGCGCCGCCACCACCTCTTCCTTGATCGAGACGACGTGAGCGATCACCCGGTCGCGGTCGGTCAACACTTTGACCTTCGCCTCGACCACCAGTTCACCCACGCGAAGCTGTTTCCCGATCATCAATTCGCTGACATCGGCGCTCAAGTGATCCGGGATATCGGCGGGCAAGCACTCGACTTCCACTTCCCGCGTCACCTGTTCGAGCACGCCGCCCTGCACCTTGACTCCTTTCGCCTCCCCTACGAGCATGACCGGAATCTTCACGCGCAGTTTCTCCGTCAGGGCGACGCGGATGAGATCCACGTGGAGCAGGGTTTCGCGCACCGGATCCAATTGCCAATCCTTGAGCATCACGTTGGCCTTGCCCTCCCCGGCGATGTTCAGGGTAAAGATCGTGTTGTAGCCCGAGGGCGAATGGAGAATCTCCAACACCCGGCGCGGATTCACTTCGACCGGAACCGGCTTGTTCCTCGCGCCATAAACGATGGCTGGAATCGCTCCACGCCGGCGTGTCCGGCGCGATGCGCTCTTCCCGAAATCTTTTCTCAGGGTTGCTTCCACCACTATCTGTTCCATAGGCGTTCTCCCAAACTCTCCCGAGCGCGCTACGCGATCCCGTCGTTCCGGCAGGCGGCAAGGGCTCGACATCGGCTCGTCTCCCGCCCCCATCCCTGGCCGGGGTGGACGGTTAGAGGAAAAGCTGGCTGATGGACGTCTCCTCGTGGATGGAGCGGATGCCGCGAGCCAGCAAGCTGGCGACGCTCAACACCGCCAGCCGGTCGCAGCCCTTGGCCTCCGACTTGAGGGGCACCGAGTTCGTCACCACCACTTCTTCAAGACAGGAACCGCGAATGCGCTCAATCGCCGGGCCTGACAGGACGGCATGGGTGCAGCCCGCCAGCACCCGGGCGGCACCCTGCTCCTTGAGGGCACGGGCCGTCTTCACGAGCGTGCCGGCGGTATCCACGATGTCGTCAATGACCAGCGCGCTTCGGCCCTCGATTTCGCCGATGACGTGCATCACCTCGCTCACGTCCATATCCACGCGCCGCTTGTCCACAATGGCCAAGGCCGAGTCCATCTGCTTGGCAAAGAAACGCGCCCGCTCCACCCCGCCGGCATCGGGGGAAACAATCGTCAGGTCGGGCAGGCTCTTGGCCCGAAAATAATCAAGCAACACCGGCGAGGCAAAGAGGTGGTCCACCGGGATATTGAAGTATCCCTGGATCTGCGGCGCGTGCAAGTCAAGAAAGAGCGCCCGCGTCGCTCCGGCGGTGGTGATCAGGTCGGCCACCAGCTTGGCGGAAATGGGCACGCGCGGTTTGTCTTTCCGATCCTGCCGGGCATAGCCGTAGTACGGCAGCACCGCCGTAATGCGCGACGCGGAAGCTCGCTTGAAAGCGTCCAGCATCAGCAAGAGCTCGACCAGATTCCGGTCCACCGGATGGCACGTCGGCTGGATCACGAACACGTCGGCGCCGCGAACGTTCTCTTGAATCTGCGGGTAGATCTCACCGTCGCTAAAACGGGTGATCTCAATCTCCCCGAGTGTCACCCCAAGGAAGCTGGCAATCTCTTCCGCCAAGGGCCGGTTGGCCGACCCCGAAAAAATCTTTAGCTGATTGCCCGGCATGAGCCGGTCTCTCCCTTTTGCAATGTCCCCGAGCCACCGGTGCTGTCGCCGGCGTGGCCCAAGAAGCGCTTGCCCGGGGCGCAGCAAGGACATCCTGGCTGGGGCGCTAGGATTCGAACCTAGATTACCTGCTCCAAAGGCAGGCGTCCTACCATTGGACGACGCCCCAGAAAAGTCATCTGGCGCTCGCCGCGGCGAGTTGCTCGCGCGGGATGCCGAGCCTTCGCCAGTATTGGGCGCGGGTTACGGTTTGGGTGACCAGGGCCTGAGCCCTCTGAGTGGCCCGCGCCGCCTTTTGAGCCTTTTCTCTGCTGGCAAACAGTGCGAACAACGCCGAACCGCTTCCGGTCAACGCCGCCACCTGCGCTCCCTGCCGTTCCAACTGCCTCTTGATTGTAGCAAGTTGCGGGTGGCGGGCAAAGACAACGGGCTCAAAATCGTTCTGGACGTCTTCGGAAATCCATCCTGCTGGAGAGGGAGCCTTCCAACAGCCTGCGCAAAAGCTCAATATAATAGGAGCGGCTGCTCTTGAAGTCAATCGCAAACTCAGCCAGCGATACGCCTCAGCGGTCGGAATAGA carries:
- the rpsF gene encoding 30S ribosomal protein S6, which gives rise to MRIYELLFVCRPDTPEEEIDKIVAQLGEAAAAMNGRVDKAEKWGKRRLAYRIARHREGSYVLLVVHGQKGEMVKELERRLKVTDAVIKYLSIRVDEEWKRMEKMRQRREKRAARRPRRTPAAAPGGAPAAAGETTTTT
- a CDS encoding ribose-phosphate pyrophosphokinase, producing the protein MPGNQLKIFSGSANRPLAEEIASFLGVTLGEIEITRFSDGEIYPQIQENVRGADVFVIQPTCHPVDRNLVELLLMLDAFKRASASRITAVLPYYGYARQDRKDKPRVPISAKLVADLITTAGATRALFLDLHAPQIQGYFNIPVDHLFASPVLLDYFRAKSLPDLTIVSPDAGGVERARFFAKQMDSALAIVDKRRVDMDVSEVMHVIGEIEGRSALVIDDIVDTAGTLVKTARALKEQGAARVLAGCTHAVLSGPAIERIRGSCLEEVVVTNSVPLKSEAKGCDRLAVLSVASLLARGIRSIHEETSISQLFL
- a CDS encoding 50S ribosomal protein L25; translated protein: MEQIVVEATLRKDFGKSASRRTRRRGAIPAIVYGARNKPVPVEVNPRRVLEILHSPSGYNTIFTLNIAGEGKANVMLKDWQLDPVRETLLHVDLIRVALTEKLRVKIPVMLVGEAKGVKVQGGVLEQVTREVEVECLPADIPDHLSADVSELMIGKQLRVGELVVEAKVKVLTDRDRVIAHVVSIKEEVVAAPEVVVEAAPAEPEVIKKGKAAAEEEEVVPTGREAEAETPARKEKEKK
- the rpsR gene encoding 30S ribosomal protein S18, with product MANEGQASGSAPREDRGRREGGREGRGPGGRKGGGKRQFFRKRKFCKFCAEKMDHIDYKDTRLLSQFVQERGKILPRRLTGTCSPHQRRLTEAIQRARNIALLPFGGFR
- the pth gene encoding aminoacyl-tRNA hydrolase, translating into MRVIVGLGNPGSQYQFTPHNLGFLVIDRLSERAGVRVTRPEAISLVAVARVAGEEVVLAKPQTYMNASGMAVRALLEKREETPESLVVIADDVALPWGMIRLRERGRSGGHNGLESVIGAMGTGEFCRVRLGIQPEHPVSDVAAYVLAPMRKAQLAVAAEAVDRAAEAVAMILKEGMKRAMTRFNQKVSPSRQ